In one window of Bradyrhizobium diazoefficiens DNA:
- a CDS encoding helix-turn-helix domain-containing protein — MEKEKWKPTMKKPDPQDETDEQERRRLGDKLREARKYLGLKQEEVAAYLKIPRTALTDIENGQRRVEAIELARLARLYRQPMGYFTGEEDAAAGLPVDVAHLARRAANLSQQDRDELSRFAEYLRARSLAGRQ; from the coding sequence ATGGAAAAAGAAAAATGGAAGCCAACAATGAAGAAGCCAGATCCGCAGGATGAGACCGACGAGCAGGAGCGTCGGCGCCTCGGCGATAAACTGAGAGAAGCTCGGAAATATTTGGGGCTGAAGCAAGAGGAGGTTGCCGCCTACTTGAAGATACCCCGGACCGCATTGACGGACATTGAGAACGGCCAGCGTCGTGTCGAAGCTATCGAGCTCGCTCGTCTCGCAAGGCTGTATCGGCAACCGATGGGATATTTCACCGGCGAGGAAGACGCTGCCGCCGGCCTTCCAGTTGACGTTGCACATTTGGCGCGGCGCGCGGCCAATCTGTCACAACAGGACCGCGACGAATTGAGCCGGTTCGCTGAGTATCTGAGGGCTCGGTCTCTCGCAGGGAGGCAGTAA
- a CDS encoding uracil-DNA glycosylase, translating to MNTPKLFAETLADVRLPSVFNPYVECCELHDRRDGPKVRKRNLIRFLEAAIDVRVDTLWIARDLGYRGGRRTGIPLTDEVHLGRAAAMLGGISLDRATSGPPVAERTAAIIWTVLTRINQPAMLWNVFPFHPYEGANPLSNRCHTRQERETTWPLLLTLISMLKPRRLVAIGRDASIALNSLNIPIETVRHPSYGGQAEFIAGINAIYGLSAIVEPTVLELPFEGDCVAPKAKHS from the coding sequence TTGAACACACCCAAGCTATTCGCTGAAACCTTGGCTGATGTGCGTCTTCCTTCAGTGTTCAACCCTTACGTCGAATGCTGTGAGCTTCATGATCGACGTGACGGGCCGAAGGTTCGAAAGAGGAATCTGATACGCTTCCTTGAAGCGGCTATAGACGTTCGTGTTGATACTCTCTGGATTGCCCGCGACCTGGGATACCGTGGCGGTCGTCGAACAGGCATCCCTCTCACTGACGAAGTGCATCTTGGCCGAGCTGCCGCGATGCTTGGTGGAATATCGCTGGATCGGGCAACGTCAGGACCTCCCGTCGCGGAACGTACTGCGGCGATCATCTGGACCGTCCTAACGCGAATTAATCAGCCGGCGATGTTGTGGAACGTATTCCCCTTCCATCCGTACGAAGGGGCGAACCCGCTCTCCAATCGCTGCCACACTCGCCAAGAACGAGAGACGACTTGGCCGCTCCTGCTTACGCTCATTTCTATGCTCAAGCCGCGGCGTCTCGTCGCAATTGGACGCGATGCAAGCATTGCGCTGAACAGCCTAAACATACCGATCGAAACAGTCCGCCATCCGAGTTATGGAGGGCAAGCTGAATTCATCGCCGGCATCAACGCCATTTATGGGTTATCAGCTATCGTCGAGCCGACAGTGCTGGAGTTGCCGTTCGAAGGTGACTGTGTAGCTCCCAAGGCTAAACATTCCTGA
- a CDS encoding ImmA/IrrE family metallo-endopeptidase: MATSYAGAVRAGTMAAARVHRQLGIQEKTTQFGGNIDVFAAIHALDLPLLIRPLEGLLGAYLSQPAPGVLVTTERPMSIQRFTAAHELGHFALGHNPSLDDESMLRRMPLKGGRDENFQEVEANAFAVAFMLPRWLIAWHSQRQGWTVEAFRRPSTIYQLSLRMGASYEATCWTLAQNQLIKPNQVQELLQTQPRELKVGLLEGYKPQDYRGDVWLLTERDAGTRIDGSRNDLFVLRLEEHSGGGYLWDIDQLKVSGFAVVRDALESHNDDGVGGHVIRRVTAAPTDSRRGRMSLEERRPWETDQPLATLNVDFDFTGPEQEGLSRAERRVLLEAA, translated from the coding sequence ATGGCAACCAGCTACGCAGGAGCCGTCCGGGCTGGGACTATGGCTGCCGCTAGGGTGCACCGCCAGCTGGGAATCCAGGAGAAAACCACCCAGTTCGGCGGGAACATTGACGTCTTTGCTGCCATTCACGCCCTGGACCTCCCCTTGCTGATACGCCCTCTCGAGGGGCTTCTCGGAGCTTATCTCAGCCAGCCAGCCCCAGGCGTCCTTGTGACGACAGAACGCCCGATGAGCATCCAACGCTTTACGGCCGCTCATGAGCTAGGGCATTTCGCGTTGGGCCATAACCCAAGTCTCGACGACGAAAGCATGCTCAGACGCATGCCGTTAAAGGGTGGCAGAGACGAAAACTTTCAGGAGGTCGAGGCGAATGCGTTTGCTGTCGCCTTCATGCTACCTCGATGGCTGATCGCTTGGCATTCACAGCGCCAGGGATGGACGGTCGAGGCGTTTCGTCGTCCCAGCACGATTTATCAACTGTCGCTTCGGATGGGAGCCAGCTACGAAGCTACGTGCTGGACTTTGGCCCAAAACCAACTGATCAAGCCTAACCAGGTCCAAGAACTACTTCAAACGCAGCCGCGCGAACTGAAGGTCGGCCTGTTGGAGGGCTACAAACCCCAGGACTATCGGGGCGATGTTTGGCTGTTGACTGAACGCGACGCCGGCACTCGGATCGATGGAAGCCGAAATGATCTGTTTGTTCTTCGGCTCGAGGAGCACAGCGGGGGTGGTTACCTTTGGGACATCGATCAGTTGAAGGTGAGCGGTTTCGCAGTAGTTCGCGACGCGCTTGAGTCCCATAACGATGATGGCGTTGGCGGTCACGTCATTAGGCGGGTGACCGCAGCTCCAACCGACAGCCGTCGCGGTAGGATGTCGCTAGAGGAACGCCGACCTTGGGAAACTGATCAACCACTAGCAACACTGAATGTAGACTTCGACTTTACTGGCCCGGAACAGGAAGGGCTGTCGCGAGCCGAAAGAAGAGTTCTACTTGAGGCGGCATGA
- a CDS encoding NirA family protein — MKIETVSVDFTDEQKRYLEGFTTGLQISKVGRGLGGGTGKANAEPTGPDAVHVKAQDKVIASGKKLADQEKFKRDEHPFDAYQRLRQQALDNAPPSPADNFRWRYYGIFYVAPTQDSYMCRLRIPNGIMKHWQLSGLADLADDLCGQYSHVTTRANLQLREIPPKNAILLIEGIQDLGLCSRGSGADNIRNVTGTPTAGIDPQELIDTRPFAREWHYHILNDRSLYGLPRKFNVAFDGAGKIAVLEETNDIAFTAYEVKDGFGVEPGIWFRLGLGGITGHKDFAKYSGIIVNPEQATAVADAIVRVFIEHGDRTNRNKARLKYVLDAMGHDGFLKLVEERLKTSFTRVPEEAFAPRPASDRMAHIGVHKQKQDGLNWIGVSLTLGKISCDQMRGLAKVARDLGDGEIRLTVWQNLLISGVRDENVELAIAAIKQIGLAVEVSHIRAGLIACTGNAGCRFAASNTKRNAAEIGDWCEPRVAMDKPVNIHVTGCHHSCAQHYISDIGLIGARVPVNEDDTVEGYHLFTGGGFGPDADVGQEVYHDLKAEDAPKTVEGLLKAYIAHRSSPEETFLSFARRHDGETLRKLADAQVSA; from the coding sequence ATGAAAATCGAAACGGTTTCAGTCGACTTTACCGACGAGCAGAAACGCTATCTCGAAGGCTTCACGACCGGTCTCCAGATCAGCAAGGTCGGTCGCGGCTTGGGTGGCGGCACCGGCAAGGCGAACGCCGAGCCCACCGGTCCGGACGCCGTGCACGTCAAGGCGCAGGACAAGGTCATCGCGTCCGGCAAGAAGCTCGCCGACCAGGAGAAGTTCAAGCGCGACGAGCATCCCTTCGATGCCTATCAGCGGCTGCGCCAGCAGGCGCTCGATAACGCGCCGCCGAGCCCGGCCGACAATTTCCGCTGGCGCTATTACGGCATCTTCTACGTCGCGCCGACGCAGGACTCCTACATGTGCCGCCTGCGGATTCCGAACGGCATCATGAAGCACTGGCAGCTGTCGGGCCTGGCCGATCTTGCCGACGATCTCTGCGGTCAGTACAGCCACGTCACGACGCGCGCCAACCTCCAGCTGCGCGAGATCCCGCCGAAAAACGCGATTCTGCTGATCGAGGGCATCCAGGATCTCGGCCTGTGCTCGCGCGGCTCCGGGGCCGACAACATCCGCAACGTGACGGGAACGCCGACCGCCGGCATCGATCCGCAGGAGCTGATCGACACGCGGCCCTTTGCCCGCGAGTGGCACTACCACATCCTCAACGACCGCTCGCTCTACGGCCTGCCGCGCAAATTCAACGTTGCCTTCGACGGCGCAGGCAAGATTGCGGTGCTGGAGGAGACCAACGACATCGCCTTCACCGCATACGAGGTGAAGGACGGGTTTGGCGTCGAGCCCGGAATCTGGTTCCGCCTCGGCCTCGGCGGCATCACCGGGCACAAGGACTTTGCCAAATATTCCGGCATCATCGTCAATCCGGAGCAGGCAACCGCCGTCGCTGACGCCATCGTGCGCGTGTTCATCGAGCATGGCGACCGCACCAACCGCAACAAGGCCCGGCTGAAATACGTGCTCGACGCCATGGGCCATGACGGCTTTCTCAAGCTTGTCGAGGAACGGCTGAAAACGTCATTCACGCGCGTGCCGGAAGAGGCGTTCGCGCCGCGGCCCGCGTCAGATCGTATGGCGCATATCGGCGTCCACAAGCAGAAGCAGGATGGCCTGAACTGGATCGGTGTCTCGCTGACCCTCGGCAAAATCAGCTGCGACCAGATGCGCGGCCTGGCCAAGGTCGCGCGGGATCTCGGCGACGGCGAGATCCGCCTGACGGTCTGGCAGAACCTCCTGATATCCGGCGTGCGCGACGAGAATGTCGAGCTGGCGATTGCCGCGATCAAGCAAATCGGGCTCGCGGTCGAGGTTTCGCATATCCGCGCCGGCCTGATCGCCTGCACCGGCAATGCCGGCTGCCGCTTCGCCGCATCCAATACCAAGCGCAACGCCGCCGAGATCGGCGACTGGTGCGAGCCGCGCGTCGCCATGGACAAGCCGGTCAACATCCACGTGACCGGCTGTCACCATTCCTGCGCGCAGCATTACATCAGCGACATCGGACTGATCGGTGCGCGCGTGCCGGTCAACGAAGACGATACTGTCGAGGGTTATCACCTCTTCACCGGGGGCGGGTTCGGTCCCGATGCCGACGTCGGGCAGGAGGTCTATCACGACCTCAAGGCCGAGGACGCGCCGAAGACGGTCGAGGGGCTGCTCAAGGCCTATATCGCCCATCGTTCGTCACCCGAGGAAACCTTCCTGTCCTTTGCGCGCCGCCATGACGGCGAAACGCTGCGCAAGCTTGCCGATGCACAGGTGTCCGCATGA
- a CDS encoding C1 family peptidase — translation MSKIVPAKDLRLMFGPARNQLARPTCLAFAASDAHAAMRSGWAPLSCEYIFFHAQRRASRLPSVGAILSKMLEAIRLDGQPEESGWPYLSATPADPRSWMPPTEVGALYRRNATSPDLTFDAIVDEITNDHPVILLTMLSRSFFRPSSEGIVHPEPAEAPEPERRHAVIGVGHGIVDGHRAILVRNSWGAGWGQDGYAWLTEGFLKPRLFAVATLTENLNVPANSPTA, via the coding sequence ATGAGCAAGATTGTGCCGGCTAAAGACCTGCGCTTGATGTTTGGTCCCGCGCGAAACCAGTTGGCGCGCCCAACCTGCCTCGCGTTTGCGGCGAGCGATGCGCACGCTGCAATGAGGTCGGGATGGGCTCCGTTGTCTTGCGAGTACATTTTCTTCCATGCTCAGCGCCGTGCAAGCCGCTTACCGAGTGTTGGTGCCATTCTCTCTAAAATGCTGGAAGCGATCCGCCTTGACGGCCAACCCGAAGAAAGTGGGTGGCCATACTTGAGCGCAACGCCAGCTGACCCGAGATCATGGATGCCGCCTACGGAGGTGGGTGCGTTGTACCGACGAAATGCGACATCCCCCGACCTTACCTTCGACGCTATCGTCGACGAGATCACAAACGACCATCCGGTTATCCTTCTCACTATGTTATCTCGCTCTTTCTTTCGACCGTCCTCGGAGGGCATCGTTCATCCTGAGCCAGCAGAGGCCCCCGAGCCAGAACGTCGTCACGCGGTGATCGGAGTCGGCCACGGTATCGTCGACGGGCATCGCGCTATTTTGGTTCGAAACAGTTGGGGCGCTGGCTGGGGTCAGGATGGCTACGCCTGGTTGACGGAAGGCTTCTTAAAGCCACGGTTGTTTGCCGTTGCGACGTTGACGGAGAATTTGAATGTACCTGCCAATTCCCCAACAGCATGA